A single region of the Streptomyces sp. NBC_00236 genome encodes:
- a CDS encoding ATP-grasp domain-containing protein → MRIGLLGWDYSGIDPDGHHLVDYGRERGHETAFFTLEDMAYRPGPSGPTLTLGGEPADSFQAIINRCKLYGDDWQDRVERLSMLSNVPGVRLFDPADVWVTGYSKFLMAQRLAAAGLPVPPVRSVTSLADVEAACAEWGTVILKPSFGYRGVDVERVDDPVSGEETAKDLLSRFSTLVCQPYLPTEGGEYRIVVAGDATPLNVLKLPAAGSWRCKTVEGASYERFDAPDELIELSLAATRAMGMTLAGLDVLPTPDGYVILEVNPIPGFLALMGREQHRQILGGVYDWVEENTAAQA, encoded by the coding sequence GTGAGAATCGGTCTGCTCGGCTGGGACTACTCAGGGATCGATCCCGACGGCCATCATCTGGTGGACTACGGGCGCGAGCGGGGCCACGAGACCGCGTTCTTCACCCTGGAGGACATGGCGTACCGCCCCGGCCCTTCGGGGCCCACGCTCACGCTGGGCGGTGAGCCCGCGGACTCGTTCCAGGCCATCATCAACCGGTGCAAGCTCTATGGTGACGACTGGCAGGACCGGGTCGAGCGGCTGAGCATGCTGAGCAATGTCCCCGGGGTCCGCCTGTTCGATCCGGCGGACGTCTGGGTCACCGGATACAGCAAGTTCCTCATGGCGCAGCGGCTGGCGGCTGCCGGTCTGCCCGTACCGCCGGTGCGGTCCGTCACGTCCCTCGCGGACGTCGAGGCCGCCTGTGCCGAGTGGGGGACGGTGATCCTCAAGCCTTCCTTCGGATACCGCGGGGTCGACGTGGAGCGCGTCGACGACCCGGTCTCCGGCGAGGAGACCGCCAAGGACCTGCTCTCCCGCTTCTCCACCCTCGTGTGCCAGCCGTACCTCCCGACCGAGGGCGGCGAGTACCGGATCGTCGTCGCGGGCGACGCGACCCCGCTCAACGTCCTCAAGCTCCCCGCCGCCGGCTCCTGGCGCTGCAAGACGGTGGAGGGTGCGAGCTACGAACGGTTCGACGCGCCCGACGAGCTGATCGAGCTGTCACTGGCGGCCACGCGCGCCATGGGAATGACCCTTGCCGGGCTGGACGTTCTGCCCACCCCGGACGGCTATGTGATTCTCGAGGTCAATCCCATCCCCGGCTTCCTCGCCCTCATGGGACGGGAACAGCACCGGCAGATCCTGGGCGGGGTCTACGACTGGGTCGAGGAGAACACCGCCGCCCAGGCCTGA
- a CDS encoding GNAT family N-acetyltransferase — MEVVDRYGLALALVEAGEVAAEPWRDADHPVDVVRVVNPPAASWDELAARGFVHKPSVVSWVSGLGADEETHLAGLHRTSRKSIRQARRDAASAGLRIVLEDPVTPDSLDGFLALYEDRVAEMRFGVPFALDYRDAVLHGPRRFFGVFGYEGDELAGGVLVLECPEVDLLLLRFSAVSARWRRSSLARALYLAAMQAGRDRGYTRGSLGNEPNLLGHLTQPGLFRFKTGLGFRAVPSQECADPQGGDEADLVLRLDALSDPTMILGYAPRDARNRGGARLTGHLISKARVDPTLYHAPFLTSVTVRPPGAVPASASDRMSPV; from the coding sequence TTGGAGGTCGTCGACCGATACGGTCTCGCGCTGGCACTGGTCGAGGCCGGGGAGGTGGCGGCGGAACCCTGGCGCGACGCGGATCACCCGGTCGATGTCGTACGGGTGGTGAATCCGCCGGCGGCGAGCTGGGACGAACTCGCCGCCCGGGGGTTCGTGCACAAGCCGTCCGTGGTCAGCTGGGTGTCCGGACTGGGCGCCGACGAGGAGACCCACCTGGCGGGCCTGCACCGCACGTCCCGCAAGTCCATACGGCAGGCCCGGCGGGACGCGGCCTCCGCCGGCCTCCGGATCGTGCTGGAGGACCCGGTGACGCCGGACTCACTCGACGGGTTCCTCGCGCTCTACGAGGACCGGGTGGCCGAGATGCGGTTCGGCGTGCCCTTCGCGCTGGACTACCGGGACGCGGTGCTGCACGGGCCGCGGAGGTTCTTCGGTGTCTTCGGCTACGAGGGTGACGAACTTGCCGGTGGTGTACTGGTGTTGGAGTGCCCCGAGGTGGACCTGCTGTTGCTCAGGTTCTCCGCGGTCAGCGCCCGGTGGCGCCGGTCCAGCCTGGCGCGCGCGCTCTACCTCGCCGCCATGCAGGCCGGGCGGGACCGGGGGTACACCCGGGGGTCCCTGGGGAACGAGCCGAATCTGCTGGGTCATCTCACGCAGCCTGGGCTGTTCCGCTTCAAGACCGGGCTGGGTTTCCGGGCGGTGCCCTCGCAGGAGTGTGCCGATCCACAGGGCGGCGACGAGGCGGATCTCGTCCTGCGACTGGACGCGCTGAGCGATCCGACCATGATCCTGGGTTATGCCCCGCGGGATGCCCGGAACCGGGGAGGCGCACGGCTGACCGGCCATCTGATCAGCAAGGCACGAGTGGATCCGACGCTCTACCATGCGCCGTTCCTGACGTCCGTGACGGTGCGGCCCCCCGGAGCGGTGCCGGCATCCGCTTCGGACCGCATGTCGCCGGTGTAG
- a CDS encoding uracil-xanthine permease family protein, protein MGGLGVRWTLHGDGKTPAPGAVVRPDERLSWPRTFGLGAQHVVAMFGASFVAPVLMGLDPNLAIMMSGVATAIFLLATRGQVPSYLGCSLSFVGVAATIRASGGSSAVVTGAVLVVGAVLFLAGLAVQRFGARIIHAAMPPVVTGAVVMLIGFNLAPVTASTYWPQDQWTALLVMLFTGLAVVCLRGFFSRIAIFLGLVFGYVLSWVLDRVFGKIHSPAGGAEAVDHWRLDLSGVSKADWVGLPSFHAPSFEWSAILVALPVVIALIAENAGHVKAVGEMTGRSLDGKLGTAIAADGAASMLSTAVGGPPNTTYSENIGVMAATRVYSTAAYWAAACFALLFGLCPKFGAVVAAIPGGVLGGITVILYGMIGLLGAQIWLNAKVDLRNPLNLVPAAAGIIIGVGGVSLKISDNFELSGIALGTIVVITGYHVLRAFAPAHLKTQEPLLDSGTSAYDKEPPASGA, encoded by the coding sequence ATGGGCGGCCTCGGCGTGCGCTGGACCTTGCACGGCGACGGGAAGACGCCCGCACCGGGCGCGGTCGTCCGCCCCGACGAGCGGCTCAGCTGGCCCCGGACCTTCGGGCTCGGCGCCCAGCACGTGGTCGCGATGTTCGGCGCGTCGTTCGTCGCGCCGGTGCTCATGGGGCTGGACCCGAACCTGGCGATCATGATGTCGGGTGTCGCGACGGCCATCTTCCTGCTGGCAACGCGCGGGCAGGTGCCCAGCTATCTGGGCTGTTCGCTCTCCTTCGTCGGTGTCGCCGCGACGATCCGGGCCAGTGGCGGCAGCAGTGCCGTCGTCACCGGCGCCGTGCTCGTGGTCGGCGCGGTGCTCTTCCTCGCCGGTCTCGCGGTGCAGCGGTTCGGCGCGCGGATCATCCACGCGGCCATGCCTCCCGTGGTGACGGGCGCGGTCGTCATGCTGATCGGGTTCAACCTGGCGCCGGTGACCGCGTCGACGTACTGGCCGCAGGATCAGTGGACCGCGCTGCTGGTCATGCTGTTCACCGGACTGGCCGTGGTCTGTCTGCGCGGGTTCTTCTCGCGTATCGCGATCTTCCTCGGTCTCGTCTTCGGCTATGTGCTGTCCTGGGTCCTGGACCGGGTCTTCGGGAAGATCCACTCGCCGGCCGGCGGTGCGGAGGCCGTGGACCACTGGCGGCTGGACCTGTCCGGTGTCTCGAAGGCCGACTGGGTCGGTCTGCCGTCGTTCCACGCCCCGAGTTTCGAATGGTCCGCGATCCTGGTCGCGCTGCCCGTCGTCATCGCGCTGATCGCCGAGAACGCAGGCCATGTGAAGGCGGTCGGTGAGATGACGGGTCGTTCCCTGGACGGAAAGCTCGGGACCGCCATCGCGGCGGACGGCGCCGCCTCGATGCTGTCGACCGCCGTGGGCGGTCCGCCGAACACGACGTACTCCGAGAACATCGGGGTGATGGCCGCGACCCGGGTGTACTCCACGGCCGCGTACTGGGCCGCCGCCTGCTTCGCCCTGCTCTTCGGTCTGTGTCCCAAGTTCGGTGCGGTCGTCGCCGCCATCCCCGGTGGGGTGCTGGGCGGCATCACCGTGATCCTCTACGGCATGATCGGGCTGCTCGGCGCCCAGATCTGGCTCAACGCCAAGGTCGACCTGCGCAACCCGCTGAACCTGGTGCCGGCCGCCGCAGGCATCATCATCGGCGTCGGCGGGGTCAGCCTGAAGATCTCCGACAACTTCGAGCTCAGCGGAATCGCACTCGGCACCATCGTCGTCATCACGGGCTACCACGTGCTGCGGGCCTTCGCCCCCGCCCATCTGAAGACCCAGGAACCCCTTCTGGACTCCGGTACATCCGCGTACGACAAGGAGCCGCCGGCCTCCGGGGCCTGA
- a CDS encoding ROK family transcriptional regulator, which translates to MPASPSTARAINDRLALRLLQQDGPLTATQLKTLTGLSRPTVADLVERLQGAGLIKVVGETGAERRGPNARLYGIVADRAHLAGLDVRTDSVAVVVADLLGATLAEATLPIGSDTAVADAVEQAVALLERTARAAGTAPLHSVGIGAPGLIDPVTGELRDTTGLPAWHRRLVRALQQRLPATVLVENETNLAAVAEHRVGAARDRDTFVLLWLGHGVGAAVMLDGKLRRGASGGAGEIGFLPVPGTIGTPSAVNCDGGFHSLVGSAPLVELATAHGITAPGGGQEPGGAVAVRAALAGEGDSETFLDTLADRLALGVAAVASVLDPGCVLLSGEVGHAGGDALAARVEERLAKLSPLRTEVRAGLLGGTAVLRGAVLCAREAAQDALFTPVG; encoded by the coding sequence ATGCCCGCATCACCGAGCACCGCCCGGGCCATCAACGACCGGCTCGCCCTGCGCCTCCTCCAGCAGGACGGCCCGCTGACGGCCACCCAGTTGAAGACTCTGACCGGGCTGTCCCGGCCCACCGTCGCCGACCTGGTCGAACGGTTGCAGGGCGCGGGACTCATCAAGGTGGTCGGCGAGACCGGGGCCGAGCGCCGTGGCCCCAACGCCCGGCTCTACGGCATCGTCGCCGACCGCGCCCATCTCGCAGGCCTCGACGTACGCACGGACAGCGTCGCCGTCGTCGTCGCCGACCTGCTGGGTGCGACCCTCGCCGAAGCGACCCTGCCCATCGGCAGCGACACCGCCGTCGCCGACGCCGTCGAACAGGCCGTCGCCCTCCTGGAACGCACGGCGCGCGCAGCCGGAACGGCGCCCCTGCACAGCGTCGGCATCGGCGCCCCGGGGCTCATCGACCCGGTCACCGGGGAATTGCGGGACACCACGGGGTTGCCCGCCTGGCACCGCAGACTGGTGCGGGCGCTCCAGCAGCGTCTGCCGGCGACCGTTCTCGTCGAGAACGAGACCAATCTCGCCGCCGTCGCCGAACACCGGGTCGGAGCGGCCCGGGACCGCGACACGTTCGTCCTGCTCTGGCTGGGCCACGGTGTGGGCGCGGCCGTCATGCTGGACGGGAAGCTGCGCCGAGGCGCCTCGGGCGGTGCGGGCGAGATCGGCTTCCTGCCGGTACCCGGCACGATAGGGACCCCGTCCGCGGTCAACTGCGACGGAGGCTTCCACTCCCTGGTGGGCTCGGCGCCGCTCGTCGAACTGGCCACGGCCCACGGCATCACCGCACCGGGGGGAGGCCAGGAGCCCGGCGGAGCGGTCGCCGTGCGCGCGGCCCTGGCGGGGGAGGGCGACAGCGAGACCTTCCTGGACACCCTCGCCGACCGGCTTGCCCTCGGGGTCGCCGCCGTCGCCTCGGTCCTCGACCCGGGCTGCGTCCTGCTCTCGGGCGAGGTCGGCCATGCGGGCGGCGACGCGCTGGCCGCCCGGGTCGAGGAACGGCTGGCCAAGCTGTCCCCGCTGCGCACCGAGGTCAGGGCCGGCCTGCTGGGCGGCACCGCGGTCCTGCGGGGCGCGGTGCTTTGCGCCCGTGAGGCGGCGCAGGACGCGTTGTTCACCCCGGTGGGGTGA
- a CDS encoding glycoside hydrolase family 6 protein: MSGARMQRRVARREFGERRRRARRHVMAVVASAVVAAGTAAGVISAVAGEEGRTTARPDTTASPTVAPLPAVPSPTAASPSPSTTRPTASRTTRPPKKPAPAASHSAAAAPPDGRLYRHPASQVLDWVAAHRDDPRRPLIETRIAAQPAAVWFAAYNPGAVTGQVRSVTAAAARAGRTPVLVPYAIPDRDCGGASQGGAPGLAAYDAWIREFAAGLGGAPVIVILEPDAIALANCLSSGDRAARYASLARAGRTLHAANPKARVYFDGGHSGWHAASKQAAALRAAGAASSSDGIFTNVSNFHRTADEAAYARRVLAALGGPARLGAVIDTSRNGNGPPEAGAWCDPSGRALGRTPTTDTGESRVDAYLWVKLPGESDGCKGAAGSFTPDYAYQLATG; encoded by the coding sequence GTGTCGGGCGCACGCATGCAACGCCGGGTCGCACGGAGGGAGTTCGGGGAACGCAGACGTCGTGCTCGCCGGCACGTCATGGCGGTCGTCGCCTCGGCCGTGGTGGCCGCGGGCACAGCGGCGGGAGTGATCTCCGCCGTCGCCGGGGAGGAGGGGCGGACCACTGCCCGCCCCGACACCACGGCGTCGCCGACCGTGGCGCCCCTGCCCGCCGTCCCGAGCCCGACGGCGGCCTCGCCGAGCCCTTCCACCACGCGTCCCACCGCCTCCCGCACCACCCGCCCGCCGAAGAAGCCGGCGCCGGCGGCGTCCCACAGCGCGGCGGCTGCCCCGCCCGACGGACGGCTCTACCGCCACCCCGCCTCGCAGGTCCTGGACTGGGTCGCCGCCCACCGCGACGACCCGCGGCGCCCGCTGATCGAGACGCGGATCGCGGCGCAGCCCGCCGCCGTCTGGTTCGCCGCCTACAACCCGGGCGCCGTCACCGGCCAGGTCCGGTCGGTTACCGCGGCCGCGGCCCGGGCGGGCCGCACACCGGTACTCGTGCCGTACGCCATCCCCGACCGGGACTGTGGAGGGGCGTCCCAGGGCGGGGCGCCCGGCCTCGCGGCGTACGACGCCTGGATCCGGGAGTTCGCGGCGGGACTCGGTGGCGCGCCGGTCATCGTGATCCTGGAACCCGACGCCATCGCACTCGCCAACTGTCTCTCGTCCGGCGACCGCGCGGCGCGCTACGCCTCACTGGCCCGGGCCGGCCGCACGCTGCACGCGGCCAACCCGAAGGCGCGGGTCTACTTCGACGGCGGCCACTCCGGCTGGCACGCGGCCTCGAAGCAGGCCGCGGCGCTCCGGGCGGCAGGCGCGGCGAGCAGCAGCGACGGCATCTTCACCAACGTGTCCAACTTCCACCGCACCGCGGACGAGGCCGCCTACGCCCGCCGGGTGCTGGCCGCACTCGGCGGCCCGGCGCGGCTCGGGGCCGTCATCGACACCAGCCGCAACGGGAACGGACCGCCCGAGGCGGGCGCGTGGTGCGATCCGTCGGGCCGGGCGCTCGGCCGGACACCCACGACCGACACGGGGGAATCCCGCGTCGACGCCTACCTGTGGGTGAAACTGCCCGGCGAGTCCGACGGCTGCAAGGGCGCGGCGGGGTCCTTCACCCCCGATTACGCCTACCAGCTGGCCACCGGCTGA
- a CDS encoding DUF6202 family protein, whose translation MTTAVELSTADRDALDERVDKEIDRARLRRADNGFFGKARSVDSVTPQGALDIAVWWRVMTKSFMFSTLAGLGTMARTFATREAPTRDLLGAFQTVYQVIGDDLDNAAPEFSAVAPTGPAGIHYVWWDDTIVAPLASRLGPDAQRSAEALPGPVAGLLSNMERLADSPLGAAVQLRVVETIALDIAVAFRRMYAKVWVDGEKVFGETSQFAWIDAHIKAETVHAAQVSDDETGMTMMVTTNTEAAEFERLVAEYVDSWSGALECFAGRLAGAPPESAAATV comes from the coding sequence GTGACCACTGCCGTTGAGCTCTCCACCGCCGACCGTGACGCACTCGACGAACGGGTGGACAAGGAAATAGACAGAGCACGTCTGCGGCGTGCCGACAACGGCTTCTTCGGCAAGGCGCGGAGCGTGGATTCCGTCACCCCGCAAGGCGCGCTGGACATCGCCGTCTGGTGGCGGGTGATGACGAAGAGCTTCATGTTCAGCACGCTCGCCGGGCTGGGCACCATGGCCCGCACGTTCGCCACCCGGGAGGCACCGACGCGCGATCTGCTCGGCGCCTTCCAGACGGTGTACCAGGTCATCGGTGACGACCTGGACAACGCGGCCCCGGAGTTCAGCGCGGTCGCCCCGACAGGGCCCGCGGGAATCCACTACGTCTGGTGGGACGACACCATCGTCGCGCCACTGGCCTCGCGGCTGGGCCCGGACGCGCAGCGGAGTGCGGAGGCTCTCCCCGGCCCCGTGGCCGGCCTGCTGAGCAACATGGAGCGGCTGGCCGACTCCCCGCTCGGTGCCGCCGTCCAGCTCCGGGTGGTGGAGACCATCGCGCTGGACATCGCCGTGGCCTTCCGCCGGATGTACGCGAAGGTGTGGGTGGACGGGGAGAAGGTCTTCGGTGAGACCTCCCAGTTCGCCTGGATCGATGCGCACATCAAGGCGGAGACGGTGCATGCCGCGCAGGTCAGCGACGACGAGACCGGCATGACGATGATGGTGACCACGAACACGGAGGCCGCGGAGTTCGAGCGGTTGGTCGCGGAGTACGTGGACAGCTGGTCCGGTGCGCTGGAGTGCTTCGCGGGCAGGCTGGCCGGGGCTCCGCCGGAGTCCGCCGCGGCGACGGTCTGA
- a CDS encoding DUF6421 family protein, protein MNDMSSVFAEVDTLRNGLPERGSYRSEATLKELARQIENTRSLSRQPAAQAFLEDIHSFTPGERLRATKEHINSRRDNHLFSLFDASYFPKLSLDYLTYEELPTDTHLAQRYASGTAPVRITGRSAGFRSRVVVALFPENHIDGLQDPDDLVFYFIDKFVERHNRITRGMIDAVMAKGSFPLIQGASDATIEQASSWWVRLHEYHHRQGDMPIPDFLDAKKYKPLAGLEELRVDVSAMLALLGDEKLPREEALTAYEYILAERLLRYAVEGIPRPNYDAVASQLLFGYLQKHGGIRVKDSVIRLSPEISGVLAQFLAEIHAIEAHIRHEPVAAVRKQLIAFTDKYTDYDPVARDYRYVPFFAEVKQKLGI, encoded by the coding sequence ATGAACGACATGAGCTCGGTGTTCGCCGAGGTGGACACATTGCGGAACGGGCTCCCCGAGCGTGGTTCGTACCGCTCCGAAGCGACCTTGAAGGAACTGGCCCGCCAGATCGAGAACACCCGGAGCCTCTCGCGGCAACCGGCCGCTCAGGCGTTCCTGGAGGACATCCACTCGTTCACTCCCGGCGAGCGTCTGCGCGCCACGAAGGAACACATCAACAGCCGGCGGGACAACCATCTCTTCTCGCTGTTCGACGCTTCGTACTTCCCGAAGCTCTCCCTGGACTACCTGACCTACGAGGAACTGCCCACGGACACCCATCTGGCCCAGCGGTACGCCAGCGGGACCGCTCCGGTGCGCATCACCGGGCGGTCGGCGGGATTCCGTTCCCGGGTGGTCGTGGCGCTCTTTCCGGAGAATCACATCGACGGGCTCCAGGACCCGGACGACCTCGTCTTCTACTTCATCGACAAGTTCGTGGAGCGGCACAACCGGATCACCCGGGGAATGATCGACGCGGTGATGGCCAAGGGCAGCTTCCCCTTGATCCAGGGGGCCTCGGACGCGACGATCGAGCAGGCGTCGTCGTGGTGGGTGCGGCTGCACGAGTACCACCACCGTCAGGGCGACATGCCCATCCCGGACTTCCTCGACGCGAAGAAGTACAAGCCGCTGGCCGGGCTCGAGGAGCTGCGGGTGGACGTCTCCGCGATGCTCGCGCTGCTGGGCGACGAGAAGCTGCCCCGCGAAGAGGCGCTCACCGCCTACGAGTACATCCTGGCGGAACGGCTGCTGCGCTACGCGGTGGAGGGCATACCGCGTCCGAACTACGACGCCGTCGCTTCGCAGTTGCTCTTCGGCTATCTGCAGAAGCACGGGGGCATCCGGGTCAAGGACTCGGTCATACGGCTGAGCCCGGAGATCTCCGGCGTGCTGGCACAGTTCCTCGCCGAGATCCACGCCATCGAGGCGCACATCCGGCACGAACCCGTGGCGGCCGTCCGCAAGCAACTGATCGCATTCACCGACAAGTACACCGACTACGACCCGGTGGCCCGTGACTACCGCTACGTGCCGTTCTTCGCCGAGGTCAAGCAGAAGCTGGGCATCTGA
- a CDS encoding MFS transporter has protein sequence MTTDSTATGFGTQEVRRARYAIAAVFTVHGAVTGSFATRVPWIQDHAGVSAGQLGIALAFPAIGASLAMPLAGTVSHRFGARTALRGLLALWTLALILPALAPNLLTLCAALFVYGASAGMSDVAMNALGVEVENRLDKSIMSGLHGMWSVGALIGSAAGTVAAHLGADARLHHTLVALVLTVLGLVACQRVLDLRSEPDEEPPPRFALPPKSALIIGAVGFCAVFAEGASLDWSAVYLRDVLDSSAGLAAASTTAFALTMAIARIAGDRIVDRFGAVRTVRTGGVLATAGGIMVVTAPNAVLAMSGFGLMGLGIAVVVPLAFAAAGRSGPNPSQAIAGVATITYTSGLIAPSAIGSLAEATSLVVSFGVVSVLAFGLVLGAGVLRAGDRKTVASSDAGAASRAAAESRP, from the coding sequence ATGACTACGGATTCGACGGCTACGGGCTTCGGCACACAGGAGGTGCGGCGGGCCAGGTACGCCATCGCCGCGGTCTTCACCGTGCACGGCGCGGTGACCGGCAGCTTCGCCACCCGCGTGCCCTGGATCCAGGACCACGCCGGGGTCAGTGCCGGGCAGCTCGGCATCGCCCTCGCCTTCCCCGCGATCGGCGCCTCGCTCGCGATGCCGCTCGCCGGTACGGTCAGCCACCGGTTCGGCGCCAGGACCGCGCTGCGCGGGCTGCTGGCGCTGTGGACCCTGGCCCTGATCCTGCCCGCCCTGGCCCCGAACCTGCTGACGCTGTGCGCGGCGCTCTTCGTGTACGGGGCGTCCGCCGGAATGTCGGACGTGGCGATGAACGCGCTCGGTGTCGAGGTGGAGAACCGACTCGACAAGTCGATCATGTCCGGGCTGCACGGGATGTGGAGCGTCGGCGCCCTCATCGGTTCGGCGGCGGGCACGGTGGCCGCCCATCTGGGGGCCGACGCACGGCTGCACCACACACTCGTCGCGCTCGTCCTCACCGTCCTGGGCCTCGTCGCGTGTCAGCGGGTGCTGGACCTGCGCAGCGAACCGGACGAGGAGCCGCCGCCGCGCTTCGCCCTGCCGCCGAAGTCGGCGCTGATCATCGGCGCGGTCGGCTTCTGCGCGGTGTTCGCCGAGGGCGCCAGCCTGGACTGGTCGGCGGTCTACCTGCGTGACGTGCTGGACAGTTCGGCCGGGCTCGCGGCCGCGTCGACGACCGCGTTCGCCCTGACCATGGCCATCGCCCGGATCGCCGGCGACCGGATCGTCGACCGCTTCGGTGCGGTGCGGACCGTGCGGACCGGCGGCGTTCTCGCGACGGCCGGCGGGATCATGGTGGTCACCGCCCCGAACGCGGTCCTGGCGATGTCCGGCTTCGGGCTGATGGGGCTCGGCATCGCCGTGGTCGTGCCGCTCGCCTTCGCGGCGGCAGGGCGCAGCGGTCCGAACCCGAGCCAGGCGATCGCCGGCGTCGCCACGATCACGTACACCTCGGGGCTCATCGCCCCGTCGGCCATCGGCTCCCTGGCCGAGGCCACCTCGCTGGTCGTCTCGTTCGGTGTGGTGTCGGTGCTGGCGTTCGGGCTGGTGCTCGGCGCCGGGGTGCTGCGGGCCGGCGACCGCAAGACCGTGGCGTCCTCGGACGCCGGCGCCGCGAGCCGGGCGGCGGCCGAGTCGCGCCCCTGA
- a CDS encoding DUF5995 family protein: MAQFEQLEQVADGPAPEGARTGAGPAIARMRSFRPSAGRGEDGIAVFHSVCLAVLDTQAGAVSGVLAARLAERYLAAVDPAAAGHRMPDCWRPLFQYRRHPGVRPVQFALAGLSAQAGHDLALAVVDTCRTLRCAPADLADEFDRVGSLLLMLEERIGEDLMPGPERLEVTDPLTHLMASWNLERACEASWSAARVLWRLRDVPSLAAEFEQRLDAGAGLVGRCLLTPCR, encoded by the coding sequence ATGGCGCAGTTCGAGCAGTTGGAGCAAGTCGCGGACGGGCCCGCCCCCGAGGGCGCACGCACCGGCGCAGGGCCGGCGATCGCGCGGATGCGCTCGTTCCGGCCGTCGGCGGGCCGTGGCGAGGACGGGATCGCCGTTTTCCACAGTGTCTGCCTCGCTGTCCTCGACACGCAGGCCGGGGCCGTGTCCGGGGTGCTGGCGGCACGCCTGGCGGAACGGTATCTGGCCGCCGTCGACCCTGCGGCGGCCGGGCACCGGATGCCGGACTGCTGGCGCCCGCTGTTCCAGTACCGGCGCCATCCCGGCGTACGACCGGTGCAGTTCGCCCTCGCCGGTCTGAGCGCGCAGGCCGGCCACGATCTCGCGCTCGCCGTCGTCGACACCTGCCGTACGCTCCGCTGTGCCCCGGCGGACCTGGCGGACGAGTTCGACCGGGTGGGAAGTCTGCTGCTGATGCTGGAGGAACGGATCGGCGAGGATCTGATGCCGGGTCCGGAACGGCTGGAGGTCACCGATCCGCTCACCCATCTGATGGCCAGCTGGAACCTGGAGCGCGCCTGCGAGGCCTCCTGGTCGGCGGCCCGGGTGCTGTGGAGGCTGCGCGATGTACCGTCGCTGGCCGCGGAGTTCGAACAGCGGCTGGACGCGGGGGCCGGCCTGGTCGGGCGCTGCCTGCTCACACCCTGCCGCTGA